Proteins found in one Anopheles aquasalis chromosome 3, idAnoAquaMG_Q_19, whole genome shotgun sequence genomic segment:
- the LOC126577805 gene encoding serine-rich adhesin for platelets produces MSTEVDPLAVTTVTPAGPRVSFNRDVHVKRIGSRSDPSRSQPANGAVRKELPEHLSQEALRKEAEFVLAQADKIDRRTRSNSIGSATPNARNGPELTDSRFNSLPSRKSRTKRAITRSSSDAASKKPSKGLLNLFGRKQPQEAGTGEQQTGTKGAQLGRSKSDVGSRTSGVNQQNRRPGTSQRHSKVTPRRATQELGELRSTLQTSKKHDPLTPIIEASPLEYSAQDDPLTAFVRHRRERAVSEEPPSSQPLSQRTVATRSTAFVRPVMETVGHELRSTSSSRSVAGNLHSSQLPPEKPHLTKGVTVEGIVKRLSTARHTSPPPPQIVNGGFSYTHQPVPLASPDTANGGTSTPVTFGNRQYTTSTTTTTEEEETMERSGVGKIRQPSTGFLDATQRPSPPLPKYRLDEADHSPRSMFRTVRHTNANSDEDEGLGIDYGRQQRFKSSAYLSSTDGHKTSSKMTSTTTGITIPVVERTSPKSFFTTSDEDHLITPVVRSTPVHGGGGGGGGEKSYQTNERYSVHYRGQADGKEHFPEFHELSQRREILESRIRSRIGSRDLLDRLSPERTVPVPIQLHGSAGSRYRSTTERRSVDRVLESSQPRHSPVLVRGGTLSPTPTFREQQQQQHHHRVEEQHRRVGRSSSAKGSGQGYLETHVTKTVIHRDGKPVSEEYVERRKYPGDTVEAVSTSRTIYDREGSAGRTETVKRYSGRYGAPEQTLVTRHTTDKGDSGIENDFRKDSFNHEYNLGNKFTLTENVRACEDFLRMERTHTNSCMRKPRRTYAYRERSIDDGSRYDPRLDEISASRSYTRDHPAASLKSSLKAEKKTGSLAKMKQFVSSTRKKFSRQQGTDTLDSKRDGQSSSRAGSVRSDSDPASRIGAPDIASRRRLSTPKSSPSSAKRSLSFKSSKVSGDGTKPVAAGSSKPEWFKSFDRLTSRKKLLHSGGSKTNVSGENTKTLPPPAKQTKSLRFFGDTDTEYGTEQQAVSRSARSNLSKSDKKYRSAYDLDTTPKLREAARNRSSSLHNLDEEEDELSLRGKDYRTLEQRSSTLIRTRSPSPPPPLGTVYHRQERTVTAHRDYTPERVSRKSHHRSREASMDMVDSERRSATPSRLGGSRSRSEQHKKPPVGPPKPARAFERRDSLNRDIDRILDSSGTEGESSQQSQRSVVFLHATTVGDIPHPQIAKARRRAYSRESLNNSVTSSKPKVQPMTRTVSRSISVLAPWKPKNIREGYEIDYHKEQHQTKPISTLPRPGTASRQSTAGSQSTLSRSKHRSVAASQPSIARDDQDSDKSSSFVEHSRRSSIATEQQPRRTGGSATPYASTTLPSSRRMKDSIAQYPSRTGGSGSTLKYRR; encoded by the exons ATGTCGACCGAGGTGGACCCATTGGCGGTGACTACTGTAACGCCAGCCGGACCACGTGTCTCCTTCAATCGGGATGTCCATGTGAAACGCATCG GCTCACGGAGTGATCCGTCCCGTTCCCAACCGGCGAACGGTGCCGTTCGGAAGGAACTGCCCGAGCACCTGTCTCAGGAGGCACTTCGGAAGGAGGCCGAGTTTGTGCTCGCCCAGGCCGACAAGATCGATCGTCGCACGCGCTCGAACAGTATCGGCAGCGCAACGCCGAACGCACGCAACGGACCCGAGCTTACCGACAGTCGCTTCAACTCACTGCCATCGCGTAAATCGCGCACGAAACGTGCGATCACGCGTTCCTCGAGTGACGCCGCGTCGAAAAAGCCCTCCAAAGGGTTGTTGAATCTTTTTGGTCGTAAGCAACCGCAGGAAGCGGGAACTGGTGAGCAGCAGACGGGAACGAAGGGAGCGCAGCTCGGGCGCAGTAAGAGTGATGTCGGAAGCCGTACCTCGGGTGTAAATCAGCAGAACCGTCGACCCGGGACGTCCCAGCGTCACTCGAAAGTTACACCACGCCGTGCTACGCAGGAACTGGGCGAACTGCGATCGACACTCCAGACCAGCAAGAAGCATGATCCACTGACACCGATCATCGAAGCATCACCGCTCGAGTATTCCGCCCAGGACGATCCACTGACGGCGTTCGTGCGGCACCGGCGTGAGCGTGCCGTGTCGGAGGAACCACCGAGCTCCCAGCCCCTGTCCCagcgcaccgtggccacccgGTCGACGGCCTTCGTCCGGCCCGTTATGGAAACGGTTGGCCACGAGCTGCGCTCTACCAGCAGCTCGCGGTCAGTCGCAGGCAATCTGCACAGTTCGCAACTACCGCCGGAGAAACCGCACCTCACCAAGGGTGTCACGGTCGAGGGTATCGTGAAGCGGTTGTCCACCGCCCGGCACACGTCCCCTCCACCGCCGCAGATCGTGAACGGTGGGTTCTCTTACACGCATCAACCGGTCCCGTTGGCCAGTCCGGACACGGCAAACGGTGGAACGTCAACACCGGTAACGTTCGGTAACCGCCAGTACACcacttcgacgacgacgacgacggaagaagaggaaacgatggaacgatcGGGAGTGGGTAAGATACGGCAACCGTCGACCGGCTTCCTGGATGCGACACAGCGGCCTAGTCCACCGTTGCCCAAGTATCGGCTGGATGAGGCCGATCACTCGCCTCGTTCGATGTTCCGGACGGTGCGCCATACCAACGCGAACAGTGATGAGGACGAGGGTCTCGGTATTGACTATGGGCGTCAGCAGCGCTTCAAATCGTCGGCCTACCTCAGCTCGACCGATGGCCACAAAACTTCATCGAAGatgacgtcgacgacgaccggaATCACGATCCCGGTGGTGGAACGCACATCACCCAAATCGTTCTTTACGACCTCGGACGAGGATCATCTCATCACGCCGGTGGTCCGTTCGAcaccggtgcacggtggtggtggtggtggtggtggtgagaagaGCTACCAGACCAACGAGCGGTACAGTGTGCACTATCGGGGACAGGCCGATGGTAAGGAACACTTCCCGGAGTTTCACGAGCTGAGTCAACGGCGCGAGATTCTGGAGTCACGGATACGGTCACGGATCGGTTCACGCGATCTGCTCGATCGGCTGTCACCGGAGAGGACCGTTCCGGTACCGATACAGCTGCACGGGAGTGCTGGTAGCCGCTATCGGTCGACCACCGAGCGTCGTTCGGTGGACCGTGTACTGGAGTCCAGCCAACCAAGGCACTCTCCGGTATTGGTACGCGGTGGTACACTATCCCCTACGCCAACCTtccgcgagcagcagcagcaacagcatcatcatcgagtggAGGAACAACATCGACGTGTCGGACGATCCTCGTCAGCTAAGGGTTCCGGGCAGGGTTATCTGGAGACGCACGTCACGAAAACGGTCATCCATCGGGACGGTAAACCGGTGTCGGAGGAGTACGTCGAGAGGCGCAAGTATCCGGGCGATACTGTGGAAGCCGTCAGTACATCGCGGACGATCTACGATCGTGAAGGATCGGCGGGGCGGACGGAGACGGTGAAGCGATACAGCGGGCGATACGGTGCACCGGAGCAGACACTGGTGACGCGCCACACCACGGATAAGGGCGATTCGGGCATCGAGAACGATTTCCGGAAGGATTCCTTCAATCATGAGTACAACTTGGG GAACAAGTTCACGTTGACGGAGAATGTGAGGGCGTGCGAGGACTTTCTGCGCATGGAGCGAACGCACACGAACAGCTGCATGAGGAAGCCGAGGCGCACGTACGCGTACCGGGAGCGAAGCATCGACGATGGATCGAGGTACGATCCACGGTTGGATGAGATTTCTGCCAGTCGCAGCTACACCCGTGATCACCCAGCCGCATCACTCAAGTCCTCACTGAAGGCCGAGAAGAAGACGGGTAGCCTTGCGAAG ATGAAACAGTTCGTTAGCTCAACGCGCAAAAAGTTTAGCCGCCAACAGGGCACGGATACGCTGGACAGCAAGCGTGACGGACAATCGTCGTCACGTGCCGGTAGTGTGCGTTCGGACAGTGATCCAGCGTCCAGGATCGGCGCACCGGATATTGCCTCCAGGCGACGGCTGTCGACACCGAAATCGAGTCCCTCGTCCGCCAAGCGATCGCTTTCGTTCAAGAGCTCGAAGGTGTCCGGTGATGGTACGAAACCAGTGGCCGCGGGCTCCTCCAAACCGGAGTGGTTCAAATCGTTCGATCGGCTCACGTCACGCAAGAAGCTGCTCCACTCCGGTGGCTCGAAGACGAATGTGAGCGgcgaaaacacgaaaacactgccaccgccggcaAAGCAGACGAAAAGTCTGCGCTTCTTCGgtgacaccgacaccgagtaCGGTACGGAGCAGCAAGCAGTGTCCCGATCCGCACG GAGTAATCTTTCGAAATCGGACAAGAAATATCGCAGTGCGTACGATCTGGACACGACACCGAAGTTGCGTGAAGCCGCTCGCAACCGTTCGTCCTCGTTGCACAAtctggacgaggaggaggacgagctTAGTCTTCGG GGCAAGGATTACCGTACGTTGGAGCAGCGATCGAGTACGCTGATCCGTACGCGATCACCttcacctccaccgccactcGGGACTGTTTACCATCGGCAGGAGCGTACCGTTACGGCGCACCGTGACTACACGCCGGAAAGGGTATCAAGAAAGTCGCACCATCGCTCCCGGGAGGCCAGCATGGACATGGTGGACTCGGAGAGACGTTCGGCGACACCGAGCCGACTGGGAGGGAGCCGTAGTCGAAGCGAGCAGCACAAGAAACCACCGGTCgggccaccgaaaccggcgcGTGCCTTCGAACGGCGTGACAGCTTGAACAG GGATATTGATCGGATTCTGGATAGCTCGGGTACGGAAGGTGAATCTAGTCAGCAAAGCCAGCGCAGTGTAGTCTTTCTGCATGCCACAACTG TTGGAGATATTCCACATCCACAGATAGCGAAGGCACGGCGCCGGGCGTACTCGCGCGAGTCACTCAACAATTCGGTCACGTCGTCCAAGCCGAAGGTCCAACCGATGACGCGCACCGTATCGCGCTCCATCTCGGTGCTGGCGCCCTGGAAGCCGAAGAATATCCGCGAGGGTTATGAGATTGATTACCacaaggagcagcatcagacgAAACCGATCTCAACGCTGCCACGCCCGGGTACCGCTAGCCGCCAGTCGACAGCCGGAAGTCAGTCGACGTTGAGCCGCTCGAAGCATCGAAGTgtcgccgccagccagccatcgatcGCGCGGGATGATCAGGATTCGGATAAGAGTTCATCGTTTGTGGAGCATTCGCGTCGATCAAGCATtgcgaccgagcagcagccacggcgAACCGGTGGATCGGCCACACCGTACGCATCGACGACGTTACCCAGCTCGCGGCGCATGAAGGACTCGATCGCTCAGTATCCTTCGCGAACCGGTGGCAGTGGGTCGACGCTAAAGTATCGTCGATAG